A genome region from Populus alba chromosome 5, ASM523922v2, whole genome shotgun sequence includes the following:
- the LOC118030036 gene encoding uncharacterized protein: MEISWHTKTFSLLFFFILSTLAPSKACHPVDKEALLDFKHKITDDPSKLLLSWTVSSDCCTSWEGVACDASGRVVNVSRPGLVSDNNDFIEDTYMSGTLSPSLGNLSSLQLLDLSNLKDLKGPIPQELGKLSKLTHLFLDTNKLTGSIPITLRYFSQLKKIYLSDNFLSGIVPPSVMKSWTSVSELGLSGNALSGPIPPTIGKLVMVTKLDLHENNFTGSIPTSIGNLKNLKYLDLSENQITGSIPQSIGGLAVLELLYVNQNYLTGRIPSSISGLSSMIFCRLSENKLSGSLPPSIGLLSKIQRLILDNNKLTGKLPATVGRLTTLTDIFFSNNYFTGKIPSSFVNLLNLQTLDLSRNRLSGQLPPQLAKLKSLQALDLSYNPLGLVRIPDWFQELRVFQLMLAKTGIEGELPRWLSSSSISELDLSSNKLTGKLPRWIGNMTRLSFLNLSNNGFHSSIPVEFKNLSLLMDLDIHSNKFSGRLNVIFSKEVQDPLGHFNSIDLSSNMFTGPVDDDIGDRPAMASISSLILSDNTFRGPLPKSVGKLRELQVLKLVNTGLSGTIPVELGDAKELSTILLSKNKLTGAIPEIVLNLKELKQFDVSSNKLRGRIPPHKAIIPASAFKNNPGLCGPPLPPCKRI; encoded by the coding sequence ATGGAGATTTCATGGCACACCAAAACCTTCTCTCTTCTGTTCTTTTTCATCCTTTCTACATTAGCCCCTTCCAAGGCATGCCACCCAGTTGATAAAGAAGCATTACTTGatttcaaacacaaaatcaCAGATGACCCGTCAAAACTGTTGCTTTCTTGGACAGTTTCCTCTGATTGCTGCACCTCTTGGGAAGGAGTTGCCTGTGATGCCTCAGGCAGAGTGGTCAATGTGTCTCGTCCTGGTCTTGTTTCAGACAATAATGACTTCATCGAAGACACTTACATGTCAGGAACTCTGTCTCCTTCTTTGGGAAACTTGTCCAGTCTTCAACTTCTAGACCTGAGTAATCTCAAGGACTTGAAGGGACCAATACCACAAGAACTTGGCAAGTTGTCGAAGCTTACTCATCTCTTTCTTGATACAAACAAGCTCACTGGATCGATACCGATTACATTAAGGTACTTCTCTCAGCTGAAAAAGATATATCTTAGTGACAATTTTTTATCTGGTATTGTTCCTCCATCTGTTATGAAATCCTGGACTTCTGTCTCGGAACTTGGTTTATCAGGAAATGCTTTGTCAGGGCCAATTCCTCCTACAATTGGTAAGTTGGTTATGGTAACTAAGCTTGATCTACATGAAaacaactttactggtagcattCCCACAAGCATTGGAAATCTTAAGAATctcaaatatcttgatctatctGAGAATCAGATAACTGGAAGCATCCCGCAGTCCATTGGTGGACTTGCTGTTTTGGAACTACTCTATGTCAATCAAAATTACCTCACAGGAAGGATACCATCTTCGATATCTGGACTTAGTTCTATGATATTCTGTCGTTTATCAGAAAACAAGTTATCAGGCAGCTTACCACCATCAATTGGCCTGCTCTCGAAGATTCAAAGACTAATCCTTGACAACAACAAGCTCACCGGAAAACTACCTGCAACCGTGGGTCGTTTAACAACTCTTACtgatatatttttctctaacaACTATTTTACAGGAAAGATCCCTTCAAGTTTTGTAAATTTACTTAACCTTCAAACACTTGATTTATCAAGAAACCGGCTCTCCGGCCAGCTTCCTCCTCAGCTAGCTAAGTTGAAGAGCTTACAGGCTTTAGATCTTTCATATAATCCTTTAGGACTAGTTAGAATACCAGACTGGTTCCAGGAATTAAGAGTTTTCCAGCTTATGTTGGCAAAGACTGGGATTGAAGGGGAGCTTCCTCGCTGGCTATCTTCGTCATCAATATCAGAACTTGACTTGTCAAGCAATAAATTGACAGGAAAGCTACCTCGGTGGATTGGTAACATGACCCGTCTTTCATTTCTCAACTTATCAAATAATGGCTTTCACTCGTCCATCCCAGTTGAATTCAAGAACCTTTCACTCCTGATGGATCTTGATATCCATTCCAACAAGTTCAGTGGCCGCTTAAATGTAATATTCTCTAAAGAAGTCCAAGACCCGCTAGGTCATTTTAATTCCATTGATCTTTCCAGCAATATGTTCACTGGTCCAGTTGATGATGACATAGGAGATAGACCAGCAATGGCTTCTATTAGTTCATTGATTCTATCAGACAACACATTTAGAGGACCACTACCAAAGTCAGTTGGGAAACTGAGAGAATTGCAGGTCTTGAAGCTAGTGAATACTGGGCTGTCTGGGACGATACCAGTGGAGCTTGGAGATGCCAAAGAATTGTCCACAAttttactttcaaaaaataAGCTGACTGGTGCTATTCCAGAGATCGTGCTAAATTTGAAGGAGCTAAAACAATTTGATGTGTCTAGCAACAAACTAAGAGGAAGGATTCCTCCTCACAAAGCCATTATCCCTGCATCTGCATTCAAGAATAATCCTGGTTTGTGTGGACCTCCACTTCCACCTTGCAAACGCATTTAG
- the LOC118029978 gene encoding uncharacterized protein: MAAISATATTSVTNTTSIPPPWIPEDDLLLKNAIEAGASLEALAKGAVRFSRKFSVRELSDRWHSLLYDDDVSAEASGRMVELQLSNLCFSKVNTITSSSNNNKFGVVVKESDSVKRKIECVRQLYYATRKKLRKRGGGGCGDFCFLDSLDGGSFDGGVGFGGNGGFGEDDRVRFGFVGGNEGGEGDVCFERENVRKDVQDVEDGLVEFRDSERSEEPGPCGVPESDALIHAGRIESLAPRVPLWKGMKDVSAPKMPASVNVKGKGQSEGDLIVNHDDVNGYKMSLVGVEVDHSRVELRDEPVFDVRDRSIAISESDFPDISDSLLNFPNDNEPLFIDVNGKDAIDKACYDSINTSLLVSSPNDVQGDVPDVKDPVMLTSDTSLGIPDGACPAELEVFAEESHPVGGKQDIHFVSEMNAPPSTSAPKVLSAEENDGEMECMLNMEDFEIPCNDDIFIGKTIASPVMEQISNLTHNLPSSSLDKKDCKQEIILLKKEEIPAQCLTSPQMVGCSMLPVSSPRHQPVCSGAKCESLALISSPSEGRVALGTPTPSTMGLPKSGSLHEKLSLPIKVISVPSTSNQEESGSDDDVPCFSDIEAMILEMDLCPDDSDSFFNHEVSRYQNEDAMRAIIRLEQCAQSSMQRAIASRGALAVLYGRHLKHYIKDTEVMLGRATEDMDVDIDLGREGPANKISRRQALIKMEGDGSFFLKNLGKNPMFLNGKELASGQSMGLRSSSLIEIREMAFVFEVNSKSVKRHLVSVIKNQEENNFKSKWSDKGVNHRETDFKFEWSEGVP, encoded by the exons ATGGCAGCAATTTCTGCTACTGCCACTACTAGTGTTACTAACACCACTTCAATTCCTCCTCCATGGATACCCGAAGACGACCTCTTGTTGAAAAACGCTATCGAG GCAGGTGCTTCGTTGGAAGCGCTGGCGAAAGGGGCGGTGAGATTTTCGAGGAAATTTAGTGTGCGTGAATTGAGTGATCGCTGGCATTCTTTACTgtatgatgatgatgtttcggCTGAAGCGTCTGGTCGAATGGTAGAGTTACAACTTTCTAATTTGTGCTTTTCCAAAGTAAATACTATtactagtagtagtaataataataaatttggtGTTGTTGTGAAAGAGAGTGATTCTGTGAAGAGAAAAATTGAATGTGTTCGGCAATTGTATTATGCAACGAGGAAGAAATTGCGGAAGCGTGGTGGTGGAGGGTGtggtgatttttgttttcttgattcgCTGGATGGTGGTTCTTTTGATGGGGGTGTTGGATTTGGTGGGAATGGCGGATTTGGAGAGGATGATCGAGTGCGTTTTGGATTTGTTGGGGGAAATGAGGGTGGGGAAGGGGATGTatgttttgagagagaaaatgtGCGAAAGGATGTGCAGGATGTTGAAGATGGATTAGTTGAGTTTCGAGATTCTGAGAGAAGTGAGGAACCTGGGCCATGTGGTGTGCCAGAAAGTGATGCTTTGATTCATGCAGGGCGAATTGAGTCTTTGGCACCAAGGGTGCCATTATGGAAAGGGATGAAGGATGTTTCTGCACCTAAAATGCCAGCTAGTGTGAATGTTAAAGGTAAAGGTCAAAGCGAAGGGGATTTGATTGTAAATCATGATGATGTAAATGGGTATAAAATGAGTTTGGTGGGAGTTGAGGTTGATCACTCCAGAGTAGAGTTGCGTGATGAACCTGTATTTGATGTACGTGATAGGTCAATTGCAATTTCAGAATCTGATTTTCCAGATATTTCAGACTCGCTCTTGAACTTTCCAAATGACAATGAGCCACTTTTTATCGATGTTAATGGGAAAGATGCTATAGATAAAGCTTGTTATGATAGCATTAATACTTCACTTTTGGTGAGTTCTCCTAATGATGTTCAGGGTGATGTGCCTGATGTTAAAGATCCAGTGATGTTAACTTCCGATACAAGCCTCGGAATACCTGATGGTGCATGCCCTGCAGAGTTAGAGGTTTTTGCAGAGGAATCACATCCTGTTGGTGGTAAGCAGGATATTCATTTTGTGTCAGAAATGAACGCACCGCCATCTACATCAGCACCAAAAGTTTTGTCCGCTGAAGAAAATGATGGAGAGATGGAGTGCATGTTGAATATGGAAGACTTTGAAATCCCATGCAATGATGATATTTTCATAGGTAAAACAATTGCTTCTCCCGTAATGGAACAAATTTCTAACCTGACTCACAACCTGCCTTCCTCGAGCCTTGATAAAAAGGATTGCAAACAAGAGATAATCTTgctgaagaaagaagaaattccTGCTCAATGTCTTACTTCTCCGCAGATGGTAGGGTGCAGTATGTTGCCAGTAAGCAGTCCAAGACACCAACCTGTTTGCAGTGGTGCCAAATGCGAGTCTCTTGCTTTAATTTCTAGCCCAAGCGAGGGCAGGGTAGCCTTGGGAACTCCTACTCCTTCCACAATGGGACTGCCAAAGTCTGGGTCAttacatgaaaaattaagtttgccTATAAAAGTTATTTCAGTACCCTCAACATCAAATCAGGAAGAATCCGGGAGTGATGATGATGTTCCCTGCTTTTCAGACATTGAAGCCATG ATACTTGAAATGGATCTATGCCCGGATGATTCAGATTCATTTTTTAATCACGAAG TCTCAAGATATCAGAATGAAGATGCAATGAGGGCAATTATAAGGTTGGAACAGTGTGCTCAGTCTTCTATGCAACGAGCCATTGCATCTCGAGGAGCACTTGCTGTCTTGTATGGGCGCCATTTGAAGCATTATATCAAGGACACTGAG GTTATGCTTGGCAGAGCGACAGAGGATATGGATGTTGATATTGATTTGGGTAGAGAAGGGCCTGCCAACAAAATATCAAGACGGCAG GCACTCATAAAGATGGAAGGAGATGGTTCTTTCTTTTTGAAGAATCTTGGTAAGAATCCAATGTTTTTGAATGGCAAAGAACTTGCTTCTGGACAGAGTATGGGACTGAGATCAAGTAGTTTGATTGAG ATTAGGGAAATGGCATTTGTCTTTGAAGTGAATAGCAAATCGGTGAAGCGGCATCTGGTGAGTGTCATCAAAAAccaagaagaaaacaatttcaaatCTAAATGGTCAGATAAAGGGGTAAACCACCGAGAAACTGATTTCAAGTTTGAATGGTCAGAAGGGGTTCCATGA
- the LOC118030034 gene encoding uncharacterized protein: MGTLSFSLFSLVLLISVARLLVEVESKTYWGDLEVLKEVRTAVDPNSVSPGSCLSAWDFTVDPCDNLFSERFTCGFRCDVVVSGSSRVTELSLDQAGYSGTVSSITWNLPYLQTLDLSNNYFYGQIPESISNLTQLRRLGLSRNLFYGEIPTSIGSLSSLEELYLDNNNLQGNIPASFNGLASLKRLEMQSNKLIGEFPELGPLKNLKYFDASDNAISGDVPLALPSSLVQLSLRNNGLRGKLDPQNFRSLAFLQVLDLSHNNLSDSVPLTLFTHPSLQQLTLSFNFFTSVQSPPFPLTTTLQSALVAIDLSNNELRGSLPSFMASMPKLSALSLENNKFSGMIPTQFAIKTVLPGSELSPFDRLFLGGNYLYGPIPGPLMELQPGFADVRLNDNCLYRCPVSFFFCRGGDQKPQIECKSFSPSIP; this comes from the coding sequence ATGGGCACCCtcagtttttctttattttctctggTTCTGCTGATCTCAGTCGCTAGGCTGTTGGTGGAAGTAGAGTCGAAGACATATTGGGGCGATTTAGAGGTTTTGAAGGAGGTTAGGACCGCGGTGGACCCAAACTCAGTGAGTCCAGGTTCTTGCTTGAGCGCATGGGACTTCACTGTTGACCCATGTGATAATTTATTCAGTGAGAGATTCACTTGTGGGTTCAGGTGTGACGTTGTAGTGTCCGGTTCAAGCAGAGTCACTGAGCTCAGCCTTGACCAGGCGGGTTACTCTGGTACTGTCTCTTCCATTACTTGGAACCTCCCTTATTTGCAAACACTCGACCTTTCAAATAATTACTTCTATGGCCAAATCCCTGAGTCGATATCCAACTTGACTCAACTGAGGCGGCTCGGTCTGTCGAGAAACTTGTTCTATGGTGAGATACCCACCTCGATTGGCTCGCTAAGTAGCCTGGAAGAGCTGTATTTGGACAACAACAACCTCCAAGGCAATATTCCTGCAAGTTTCAATGGTCTTGCTAGTTTAAAAAGGCTCGAGATGCAATCAAACAAGCTAATTGGTGAGTTTCCCGAGTTGGGTCCACTTAAAAATCTCAAGTATTTTGATGCAAGTGACAATGCCATATCAGGTGATGTCCCATTAGCATTACCATCATCTTTAGTTCAACTCTCACTGAGAAACAATGGCTTACGAGGCAAATTAGACCCTCAAAACTTTAGAAGCTTGGCTTTTTTACAAGTACTTGATTTGAGCCACAATAACCTCAGTGACTCGGTCCCTCTAACTCTCTTCACTCACCCTTCACTTCAACAACTCACCCTCTCGTTCAATTTCTTCACGTCCGTACAATCCCCACCATTCCCATTAACCACAACTCTCCAAAGTGCACTGGTAGCCATTGATTTAAGCAATAATGAACTCAGAGgttctttgccttctttcatgGCTTCAATGCCGAAGCTCTCAGCTTTATCCcttgaaaacaacaaattttCAGGGATGATACCGACCCAATTTGCAATAAAAACGGTTTTACCCGGATCGGAATTGTCTCCATTCGATAGGCTTTTTTTAGGAGGGAATTACTTATACGGACCTATACCGGGTCCTTTAATGGAGCTCCAACCAGGTTTTGCGGATGTAAGATTGAATGATAATTGTTTGTACCGTTGTCcagttagtttctttttttgtcgAGGTGGTGATCAAAAACCACAAATCGAATGTAAGAGTTTTAGCCCTTCGATCCCATGA
- the LOC118029988 gene encoding agamous-like MADS-box protein TM6 — MGRGKIEIKKIENPTNRQVTYSKRRNGIFKKAQELTVLCDAKVSLIMFSNTNKFHEYISPSTTTKKIYDQYQKALGIDLWSAQYEKMQEQLRKLTDINHKLKKEIRQRIGEDLNELSIDHLRVLEQNMTEALNGVRGRKYHVIKTQTDTYKKKVRSLEERHGNLWMEYEAKMEDPRYGFVESEGDYESAAALVNGASNLYAFRLHQGHHHHHPNLHLAGGFGPHDLRLP; from the exons ATGGGTCGTGGAAAGATTGAGATCAAAAAGATTGAAAACCCCACTAACAGGCAAGTCACCTactcaaaaagaagaaatggtATTTTCAAGAAAGCCCAGGAACTCACTGTTCTTTGTGATGCTAAGGTCTCTCTTATCATGTTCTCCAACACCAACAAATTCCATGAGTACATTAGCCCCTCCACGAC GACAAAGAAGATCTACGATCAATATCAGAAGGCTTTAGGCATAGATCTGTGGAGCGCTCAATACGAG AAAATGCAAGAGCAATTGCGGAAGCTGACAGATATCAATCATAAGCTGAAAAAAGAAATCAG GCAGAGGATAGGAGAGGACCTCAATGAATTGAGCATTGATCATCTGCGCGTTCTTGAACAAAATATGACTGAAGCCTTGAATGGTGTCCGTGGCAGGAAG TACCATGTTATCAAAACACAAACCGACACCTATAAAAAGAAG GTAAGGAGTTTGGAGGAGAGACATGGAAACCTCTGGATGGAATAT GAAGCAAAAATGGAGGATCCACGATATGGATTCGTGGAAAGTGAAGGAGATTATGAATCTGCTGCTGCTCTTGTAAATGGGGCTTCCAACCTCTATGCATTCCGCCTGCACCAGgggcaccaccaccaccatcctaATCTTCACCTTGCTGGTGGGTTCGGACCTCATGACCTCCGTCTTCCTTGA